In Eriocheir sinensis breed Jianghai 21 chromosome 64, ASM2467909v1, whole genome shotgun sequence, one DNA window encodes the following:
- the LOC126987429 gene encoding uncharacterized protein LOC126987429, which yields AGRALASPRLPHTRHPRPPQDNTTFPGLPQNFTSNPPPPPTPACSPALAPAGPPRPAATPAPAGPPRPAQTPAPAPPRGRAPPATPPNSPRGSPRRTVPPAFSPLCGAPATSPGRPPRPAPRRPSPRDR from the coding sequence GCAGGCAGAGCCTTGGCCAGCCCACGCCTGCCCCACACCCGTCATCCACGCCCCCCTCAGGACAACACCACCTTTCCAGGCCTCCCGCAGAACTTCACCAGCAACCCCCCGCCCCCGCCGACACCAGCCTGCAGCCCCGCGCTGGCCCCGGCAGGCCCCCCGCGCCCCGCCGCGACGCCGGCCCCGGCAGGCCCCCCTCGCCCTGCCCAGACGCCGGCCCCGGCACCACCCAGGGGTCGCGCGCCCCCAGCCACGCCGCCCAACAGTCCCCGTGGCTCCCCGCGGCGGACAGTCCCCCCCGCCTTCAGCCCCCTCTGCGGGGCCCCGGCGACCAGCCCCGGGCGGCCTCCCCGCCCCGCGCCTCGCCGCCCCTCACCTCGGGACCGCTGA